In the genome of Leptospira inadai serovar Lyme str. 10, one region contains:
- a CDS encoding LIC13354 family exoprotein has protein sequence MKITSITIKAAIVLITMSGCFFDEKKNNDNNTTLTSLLYVANITPAPSGTWFFYNATPTYAGQTNPYTLDAGTIKQGTYIINSSQVIVTYNGFSASKMNVKLVNNGRSVVFGQLTSDAQFGANQYLYYMWTFSGGYYYVCPDLNSYKNTLQDVMTDFNNLTTAQVDRTNLVSGCFGSVWSRLQAN, from the coding sequence ATGAAAATCACAAGTATTACGATAAAAGCAGCGATTGTACTGATTACGATGTCCGGTTGCTTTTTTGATGAGAAAAAAAACAACGATAACAATACTACTTTGACCTCCCTACTGTATGTAGCAAATATCACGCCCGCACCTTCAGGAACCTGGTTTTTTTATAACGCGACTCCGACGTACGCCGGGCAAACAAATCCATATACGTTAGATGCAGGTACGATTAAACAAGGAACCTATATAATTAACTCCTCGCAAGTTATCGTGACATACAACGGATTTTCCGCATCTAAAATGAATGTAAAACTTGTGAATAACGGTCGCTCCGTCGTTTTCGGGCAGCTAACCTCCGATGCACAGTTCGGCGCCAATCAATACCTTTACTATATGTGGACTTTCTCCGGCGGTTATTATTATGTTTGCCCTGATTTGAATTCATATAAGAACACGTTGCAAGATGTGATGACCGATTTTAACAATCTAACCACCGCTCAAGTTGATCGCACGAATTTAGTCAGCGGTTGCTTCGGTTCTGTCTGGAGCCGGCTACAAGCCAATTGA
- a CDS encoding LIC_13355 family lipoprotein: MKNSFFLYFLSVSLLIGCDNKGGSGGDSASAFALLQLLQNGTGTYSFCRNYSPAESNSVFVANQVILAPAHTGNGFRDSYCAANGIRGIDKFNGSLDVFTLDTSGPGATLILGWSGKKVLPVSGIDFIAYENPFFIGAQNNTNPFNQVFLEPMVVEVGNDRSNWCGWNPVYTNGNPNSFSEDPSVWSRFGGITPFVYNQETNPMTVASIYNTDVVHGGGGGDGFDLADANFGASGSGCSGSLKTDLQTNGFTYIKLTSAIVLMPSLPIPVGNGSPDIDGVIAKSISP, encoded by the coding sequence ATGAAGAATTCGTTTTTTCTTTATTTTCTCAGTGTAAGCCTGCTGATCGGCTGCGATAACAAAGGAGGTTCAGGCGGAGATTCTGCATCAGCGTTTGCCCTCCTTCAGTTGCTCCAAAACGGAACGGGCACGTATAGCTTCTGTCGAAATTATAGCCCTGCAGAATCGAATAGTGTGTTTGTAGCAAATCAGGTAATCCTTGCACCCGCTCATACCGGCAACGGTTTTCGGGACTCGTACTGCGCAGCAAACGGAATTCGCGGAATCGATAAGTTTAACGGTTCTCTCGACGTATTTACGCTCGATACCTCCGGCCCCGGTGCTACGCTGATTCTAGGTTGGTCAGGTAAGAAAGTGTTACCTGTATCGGGAATCGACTTTATCGCCTATGAAAATCCGTTTTTCATAGGCGCGCAAAACAATACGAATCCGTTTAACCAGGTTTTTTTAGAGCCGATGGTAGTCGAAGTCGGAAATGATCGATCGAATTGGTGCGGCTGGAATCCCGTTTACACGAACGGCAATCCGAATTCCTTTTCGGAAGATCCTTCCGTCTGGTCCCGATTCGGAGGAATCACACCGTTCGTGTACAATCAAGAAACGAATCCGATGACGGTAGCCTCCATCTATAACACCGACGTGGTTCATGGCGGTGGGGGCGGCGATGGATTCGATCTGGCGGACGCGAATTTTGGCGCATCCGGGAGCGGCTGCTCCGGTTCTTTAAAAACGGATCTTCAAACGAACGGCTTCACTTATATTAAATTGACCTCGGCCATAGTATTAATGCCGAGTTTGCCTATTCCGGTGGGGAACGGGAGTCCCGACATTGACGGAGTGATCGCGAAAAGTATCAGTCCGTAG
- a CDS encoding adenosylcobinamide-GDP ribazoletransferase: protein MFRFLRQELIIFLSSVRFNTRLEVPAWVKHSDELLASSTRYFPLVGWIVSGITTIVFYGSSFLFPISVSVVLAISASILSTGAFHEDGFTDMCDGFGGGWEKERILEIMKDSRIGVFGTIGIILMLLLKFACYIALAESSFLVLFFGIWISHSSSRFSANVMAKLIPYVREDQLSKAKPIVKSMKLSDVLLSGIWVLGPITFFLYYSGKFSNRIAIILSLSFSLQALGVFYLRGFYKKWIGGYTGDCLGAVQQITEILFLLALVAIWKYY, encoded by the coding sequence ATGTTTCGATTCCTTCGACAAGAACTTATTATCTTTTTATCATCCGTTCGCTTTAATACTAGACTCGAAGTTCCCGCTTGGGTGAAACACTCCGACGAATTACTAGCATCTTCGACCCGATATTTCCCTCTCGTCGGCTGGATCGTCTCTGGAATCACGACTATCGTGTTCTACGGGAGCTCCTTCCTTTTCCCCATAAGCGTCTCGGTCGTGTTAGCCATTTCGGCCTCCATTTTGTCCACCGGAGCTTTTCATGAGGATGGCTTCACCGATATGTGCGACGGTTTCGGCGGCGGATGGGAAAAGGAACGAATATTAGAGATAATGAAAGATAGTAGGATCGGTGTGTTCGGCACTATCGGTATCATATTAATGCTTCTTCTAAAATTCGCTTGCTACATCGCCTTAGCCGAATCATCCTTCCTAGTTCTCTTTTTTGGAATCTGGATTTCGCACTCCTCCAGCAGATTTTCCGCAAATGTAATGGCAAAGCTCATACCGTATGTAAGAGAAGATCAGCTTTCTAAAGCAAAGCCCATCGTAAAATCGATGAAGTTATCGGATGTCCTTTTGTCCGGGATTTGGGTCTTAGGTCCGATCACATTTTTTTTATATTATTCCGGAAAATTTTCAAACCGTATAGCGATTATTCTTTCGTTATCTTTCTCATTGCAAGCTTTAGGAGTTTTTTACCTGCGAGGCTTTTACAAAAAATGGATAGGGGGATATACGGGAGATTGTTTAGGCGCAGTACAGCAAATAACCGAAATCCTGTTTCTATTGGCGCTCGTTGCAATATGGAAATATTATTAA
- a CDS encoding histidine phosphatase family protein gives MEILLIRHTTPEVEPGTCYGWTDLGLPITFEEDARRLSKILPSRANSVRTSPLFRCFSLAEFLSKRWEEAGKAPAWKVDSRIRELNFGSWEGRLWEEIPRSETDHWMENYVHRSPPGGESYVELRDRVMHAWNEALAEGRAWERLRKEEGDPSEYREVWISHGGVIRCIASHVLGFPLENAFRLVLDYGALSIVRIRFGETDSYPQFISWNRNAF, from the coding sequence ATGGAAATATTATTAATTCGTCATACGACACCCGAGGTGGAGCCGGGTACATGCTACGGTTGGACGGATTTAGGCCTTCCGATTACCTTCGAGGAAGACGCACGTAGATTATCGAAGATTTTACCGTCTCGAGCGAATTCGGTACGTACAAGTCCTTTATTTAGATGTTTTAGTCTAGCTGAATTTTTAAGTAAACGTTGGGAAGAGGCAGGCAAGGCACCGGCTTGGAAAGTCGACTCTCGAATCCGTGAATTAAATTTCGGCTCTTGGGAGGGGCGATTGTGGGAGGAAATTCCGAGGAGTGAAACCGATCATTGGATGGAAAACTATGTTCACCGTTCACCTCCCGGAGGAGAATCGTATGTCGAACTCAGAGACCGAGTAATGCATGCTTGGAACGAAGCGTTGGCGGAAGGTAGGGCGTGGGAAAGGCTTAGAAAAGAGGAAGGCGATCCGAGCGAGTATCGGGAAGTTTGGATCAGCCATGGTGGAGTGATTCGATGCATTGCCTCTCACGTTCTAGGATTCCCTTTAGAAAATGCCTTTCGATTGGTTTTAGATTATGGAGCTCTCTCCATAGTCCGAATCCGTTTCGGAGAAACGGATTCTTATCCGCAATTTATTTCATGGAACCGGAACGCTTTCTAA
- a CDS encoding vWA domain-containing protein: MLLLNNTALERRRTFGIVIVLLYLFSQGIFSKDSNQDAGSELSLPNTKTDAKLFVLDASGSMNEYLGIYQKIHLAKKHVKHFVDSLPESAEVGLIAYGNRLPGCKSSKLYQPMESGNKAQFRNKLYGLTPSGATPLAESIRVAGEYISRRKQSTELILITDGIESCYGDPEKELRILQQKGINFHLNVLGLGLKPEERNVMRSLARLGQGAYYNVEGDADFYSAMEDLLKKGTVSITKQRIEPKQNSDTGKIRILSQSRMEIENGKNRYTISFDFHNSDSSSHCVVLNLKTQESPSSKVNRSNENRVSNPESIIKIENRCFQSEKGTGQFEFDATRQEIISAELELWDMSGVPRAVGRSENIDISH; this comes from the coding sequence ATGCTCCTTCTAAATAATACGGCACTAGAAAGGCGCCGAACGTTCGGAATCGTCATCGTTCTCCTTTATCTTTTTTCCCAAGGAATTTTTTCCAAAGACTCCAATCAGGATGCCGGGTCCGAACTTTCTCTCCCGAACACGAAAACGGATGCGAAATTATTCGTTTTGGATGCGAGCGGATCCATGAACGAATATCTAGGTATTTATCAAAAAATCCATCTAGCCAAAAAGCATGTGAAGCACTTTGTGGATAGCCTACCAGAATCCGCGGAAGTAGGCTTAATCGCATACGGCAACCGCTTACCAGGATGCAAATCCTCGAAATTATATCAACCTATGGAAAGCGGAAACAAAGCTCAATTTCGCAATAAACTTTACGGACTAACGCCTTCCGGAGCGACTCCTCTTGCCGAGTCTATTCGCGTTGCCGGGGAATATATCTCCCGTCGAAAACAGTCGACTGAACTGATTCTCATCACGGATGGAATAGAAAGTTGTTATGGAGATCCCGAGAAGGAATTAAGAATTCTGCAACAAAAGGGCATCAATTTTCATCTTAACGTGCTCGGGCTCGGCTTAAAGCCGGAAGAAAGAAACGTTATGCGGTCCTTGGCCCGCCTCGGACAGGGGGCATATTATAATGTAGAAGGCGATGCGGATTTTTATTCTGCGATGGAGGATCTTTTAAAGAAAGGGACCGTTTCGATAACGAAGCAAAGAATAGAACCAAAGCAGAATTCGGACACCGGCAAGATTAGGATTTTAAGTCAAAGCAGGATGGAAATCGAAAACGGAAAAAATCGATACACAATTTCATTCGATTTTCATAATTCGGATTCTTCCAGTCATTGCGTCGTTCTTAATCTGAAAACTCAAGAAAGTCCGTCCTCGAAGGTAAATCGATCGAATGAAAATCGCGTTTCAAATCCGGAATCGATTATTAAAATTGAAAACCGGTGCTTTCAATCCGAAAAGGGGACCGGTCAGTTTGAATTCGACGCAACTCGACAAGAAATTATTTCGGCAGAATTGGAACTATGGGATATGTCGGGGGTTCCGCGGGCCGTTGGACGAAGCGAAAACATTGACATAAGCCATTAA
- a CDS encoding mucoidy inhibitor MuiA family protein, whose protein sequence is MNYNTLINFFAASLTVLMVSNDTFAVGADLAIQEVTVHQGTAQILRVGKVQLAPGTNRVQIQNLPVSLLEESLMAGTDSNLAEVTGTRTWKEEGTAASNPEVALLQRKIVTLQKELETVVAKENDLKSEKGLLTELRNKVSDTISRNLLYGKVESDGKNWGTYLRKNREESFVLFSSWEKIERSKIKIQSELDEVKAQLSVLLSQAEKSTRNTWIQIVNTSKESKTIDLRLSYLVPNANWKPTYILTANDSSEKAQFEYLSEVRQETGEDWKGVRLLLSTTRPDLSQRRNRLYPQRLFDQEVADKKEVLSAQSQASTPAQMAEGLVDEESGRTSPTTSERGGGFLFRLPKTVSLPSQRESRKLEMSSFNIPIKVRTIASPRYKPFPLLEATFQNPSEFPILPGEVSLFRNSGLIGTTKISYTSPGENVSVSLGTEGSLRLSYRKESNNTKEGLISTQKVIEKRVYLTLENFGKESKSVFVRDQVPISELASVKVEIDSDRTTPGAKEFRPNSGIYEWVLEIPPSGKREIQLEYRVSYPSDQDLNLP, encoded by the coding sequence ATGAATTATAATACTTTAATAAACTTTTTTGCCGCTTCGCTAACGGTTTTGATGGTCTCAAATGATACGTTTGCCGTCGGCGCCGACCTTGCCATTCAAGAAGTGACGGTTCACCAAGGAACCGCTCAAATATTAAGAGTCGGTAAAGTACAATTAGCACCGGGTACGAATCGGGTTCAAATTCAAAATTTGCCGGTTTCATTATTGGAAGAAAGTTTAATGGCCGGTACGGATTCGAATCTGGCGGAGGTGACCGGCACCAGGACTTGGAAAGAGGAAGGAACTGCCGCATCCAATCCTGAGGTCGCGCTTCTTCAGCGGAAAATCGTGACTTTGCAAAAAGAATTGGAAACGGTCGTCGCAAAGGAAAACGATTTGAAGTCGGAAAAGGGACTTTTGACGGAACTACGCAATAAGGTCTCGGACACAATTAGCCGTAATCTTTTATACGGCAAAGTGGAATCCGACGGAAAAAATTGGGGAACCTATTTACGGAAAAACAGGGAAGAGTCCTTCGTTTTATTTTCATCTTGGGAAAAAATCGAAAGAAGCAAAATTAAAATTCAAAGCGAACTAGACGAGGTAAAGGCGCAACTTTCCGTTCTACTTTCGCAGGCCGAAAAGAGTACGAGGAACACTTGGATTCAAATAGTGAATACGTCGAAAGAATCTAAGACGATCGATTTAAGATTGAGTTACTTGGTTCCCAATGCAAATTGGAAACCGACTTATATTTTAACCGCAAATGATTCCTCCGAAAAAGCCCAATTCGAATATTTGTCCGAGGTAAGACAGGAAACGGGAGAAGATTGGAAAGGAGTTCGACTCCTGCTTTCCACAACCCGGCCGGATTTATCGCAAAGAAGAAATCGTTTATATCCTCAACGTCTCTTCGATCAGGAAGTAGCCGACAAGAAAGAAGTCCTGAGTGCGCAAAGCCAGGCTAGCACGCCTGCGCAAATGGCGGAGGGATTAGTCGACGAAGAATCGGGTAGAACTTCTCCCACGACCTCCGAACGAGGAGGAGGTTTTTTATTTCGCTTACCCAAAACGGTTAGTTTACCTTCTCAACGCGAATCTAGAAAGTTGGAAATGAGTTCGTTTAACATTCCAATAAAAGTCAGAACTATCGCGTCTCCAAGATATAAACCCTTTCCGTTATTGGAGGCTACATTTCAAAATCCGAGCGAATTCCCGATCCTTCCGGGGGAAGTTTCTTTATTCAGGAATTCGGGACTTATCGGTACTACCAAGATTTCGTATACGAGTCCTGGCGAAAACGTTTCGGTTTCCTTAGGTACAGAGGGAAGTCTTCGGCTTTCATATCGAAAAGAATCTAATAATACCAAAGAAGGATTGATCTCAACCCAGAAAGTGATCGAAAAGCGCGTTTATCTGACCTTAGAAAATTTCGGGAAAGAATCCAAGTCGGTTTTCGTCAGAGATCAAGTTCCTATTTCGGAACTTGCTAGCGTAAAGGTCGAAATAGATTCCGATAGAACCACCCCGGGAGCGAAAGAGTTTAGACCCAACTCGGGGATTTACGAGTGGGTTTTGGAAATCCCTCCCTCCGGGAAAAGAGAAATCCAGTTGGAATATAGAGTAAGCTATCCGAGCGATCAGGATTTAAATTTACCTTAA
- a CDS encoding DUF4139 domain-containing protein produces MSSLPRLIRKYSPIILIVLGGLVWPRDGKSQDSEDSPVADTQGNSSPKTAMATANSRIESVLLYSDFAYAKRVAEIKLPAGAFEVSLGEVPSNILDKSVSVSFSDPNKKFKIRGVRVLEKVSKRFKSQESEELEKRKDALLLSLGTRSKEVQELLDWETSLRSIRPAFREEEGVIEKVDSDSFLGFRKTYSDLAEENTKLRLAKLEELDRLREEFYIVTAKLEHLAQGDILRRKEIRLEAEIETATTYRIEYKYLIRGAIWYPRYTLDLKPSGTEAELGWYALVRNETGEDWNGVRLEFSTANPNQDVDLPDYRELRISSKVVVNRDKDSYHANDQNVYNEQAKGSPSTGAPVMSKPAKEAKKRSSRPQASKTKQDDIDDQAESPLEKSRAIIESNFKDRSNSLQVEENMDQLRGELANQKSLFESGSYEDSIRYGKEALRRFSGLRESSRKELRDIESQVQTLLNRSSQLNSDRKYVYNLVAPGLSSEGFDFRYIAQSFERIPSDKTLNRVFLRKRIVPVSPAYESSPITGEEAYLTVVSTNLEREPLLSGPLEIYSGENLLGTTSVSTLKPGEKIRIELGPDRDVKIVRREEKFEDKSGLISKRKTVRHKVSISIKNNKKRKILIRVIDRVPYTVDDSVDIKWSLGSERPDKTDDGILTYEMDLAAGAVKKIEFEYTVSYPANNLLRDSQGSGSY; encoded by the coding sequence ATGTCCTCTTTGCCTCGACTGATTCGCAAATATTCCCCGATTATCCTCATCGTTCTTGGCGGCTTAGTATGGCCTCGGGATGGAAAATCGCAAGATTCTGAAGATTCACCTGTTGCGGATACCCAAGGGAATTCATCGCCTAAGACGGCCATGGCTACGGCCAATTCTCGTATAGAGTCGGTCCTTCTATATTCCGACTTTGCATATGCAAAGAGAGTCGCCGAAATTAAACTTCCAGCAGGGGCCTTCGAAGTGAGTTTGGGAGAAGTTCCTTCCAACATTTTGGATAAAAGCGTTTCCGTTTCGTTTTCCGATCCGAATAAAAAGTTCAAGATTCGAGGCGTTCGCGTACTGGAAAAGGTATCCAAGAGATTTAAATCTCAAGAGAGCGAAGAATTAGAAAAAAGAAAGGATGCCTTGTTACTTTCGTTAGGAACGAGATCCAAGGAAGTGCAAGAGTTATTGGATTGGGAAACGAGCTTACGGTCCATTCGCCCTGCATTTCGCGAAGAAGAAGGAGTAATCGAGAAGGTTGATTCGGATTCTTTTTTAGGATTTCGCAAAACCTATTCGGACCTTGCCGAAGAAAATACGAAACTTAGATTGGCAAAGCTGGAGGAGCTAGATCGCCTTCGAGAGGAATTCTATATCGTAACGGCAAAGTTGGAGCATCTTGCGCAAGGTGACATTCTCCGTCGGAAAGAAATCCGTTTGGAAGCGGAAATAGAGACTGCAACCACGTATCGTATCGAGTACAAATATCTGATTCGCGGTGCTATCTGGTATCCTCGCTATACTCTGGATCTCAAGCCGAGCGGAACGGAAGCCGAGTTAGGTTGGTACGCTTTGGTTCGAAACGAAACCGGGGAAGACTGGAACGGTGTTCGACTCGAATTTTCCACCGCGAATCCGAATCAGGATGTCGATTTGCCGGACTATCGTGAATTACGAATCTCTTCTAAAGTCGTAGTTAATCGAGATAAAGATTCATATCATGCGAATGATCAAAATGTTTACAACGAACAGGCCAAAGGTTCTCCTTCTACGGGAGCTCCGGTTATGTCTAAACCTGCCAAAGAAGCTAAGAAGCGGAGTTCAAGACCCCAAGCTTCAAAAACGAAGCAGGACGATATTGACGATCAGGCCGAGAGTCCGTTGGAAAAATCCAGGGCAATCATAGAAAGTAATTTTAAGGATCGCTCCAATTCGCTTCAGGTCGAGGAAAATATGGATCAGCTCCGCGGAGAATTAGCGAATCAAAAAAGTCTCTTTGAAAGCGGATCCTACGAAGACTCGATACGATACGGAAAAGAGGCTTTGCGTAGGTTTTCGGGTCTGCGCGAAAGTTCTCGAAAAGAATTAAGAGATATCGAATCTCAGGTACAGACTTTACTGAATCGATCGTCCCAATTGAATTCGGATCGTAAATACGTTTATAATTTAGTCGCACCGGGTCTTTCGTCGGAAGGATTCGATTTTCGTTATATAGCGCAATCCTTTGAAAGAATTCCCTCCGATAAAACTTTGAATCGTGTCTTCTTAAGAAAGAGAATCGTTCCGGTTTCTCCGGCTTACGAATCTTCCCCGATAACCGGAGAAGAAGCGTATTTAACGGTCGTTTCCACTAATTTGGAAAGGGAACCGCTTCTTTCCGGACCTTTGGAGATTTACTCCGGAGAGAATCTCCTAGGAACCACCTCTGTGTCCACATTGAAACCCGGAGAAAAAATTCGAATCGAATTAGGTCCGGACCGGGACGTGAAAATCGTGAGGAGAGAGGAGAAATTCGAGGATAAATCCGGCTTGATTTCCAAGCGTAAAACCGTCCGGCATAAAGTATCGATCTCGATAAAGAATAATAAGAAAAGAAAGATCTTAATCAGAGTGATAGATAGAGTTCCTTATACGGTCGATGATAGTGTCGATATCAAATGGTCCCTCGGCTCGGAAAGACCCGATAAAACGGATGATGGAATTCTTACCTACGAAATGGACCTGGCTGCCGGTGCCGTTAAGAAAATCGAATTCGAATACACCGTGTCCTATCCGGCCAATAATTTACTTCGAGATTCGCAAGGTAGCGGATCCTACTAA
- a CDS encoding sterol desaturase family protein has translation MEKNIIELITPAFFVLALAEVIWVLVTKKPFYRYKDSVNNLAAGVYMQIFTVFITLGLIAIYAWTYQNFRFFTFTENSWIAWVACYVLADFFYYWYHRFAHEINVFWGSHVAHHQSEDYNLTVALRQGILQNTFSLPFYLPLAVMGFPPLMFMLVIQINFAYQFWIHTRLIPKLGWFEWVWNTPSHHRVHHGRDPKYIDKNYAGTFIIWDRLFGSFKEEEEEPIFGIVKPMTTWNPIWAQFHYFQELFDLSWQTKSWKDKFLVWFKAPGWKPADLGESVIPPEIERSTYKKYDTQIPITLTIYTILQFLFAMGASMVYIEFKKELPLPEMIVLGFYVLWTLWTIGAIFELKTSGIVSELVRLASIAVLTYVYPFDFTQVQKLTALLPMEIVIAIPFMMKITALVSFAVLGTFLLSQKRFFSIKGYSAKTA, from the coding sequence ATGGAAAAGAATATTATCGAGTTGATCACTCCTGCGTTTTTTGTTTTGGCTCTTGCGGAAGTAATTTGGGTTCTCGTAACTAAGAAGCCTTTTTACCGTTACAAGGATTCGGTTAACAATTTAGCCGCCGGAGTCTATATGCAGATCTTTACCGTTTTTATTACGCTCGGTTTGATTGCGATCTACGCTTGGACCTACCAAAATTTTCGATTCTTTACTTTCACGGAAAATTCGTGGATAGCCTGGGTGGCCTGTTACGTATTGGCCGATTTCTTTTATTATTGGTACCATAGGTTTGCCCACGAAATTAACGTCTTTTGGGGTTCGCACGTCGCTCATCATCAAAGTGAGGATTATAACTTAACCGTAGCTCTGCGACAAGGGATTTTGCAAAATACCTTTTCACTTCCTTTTTATCTTCCGCTGGCAGTGATGGGATTTCCTCCGTTGATGTTCATGTTAGTCATTCAGATTAACTTCGCTTATCAATTTTGGATTCATACTCGACTCATTCCTAAGTTGGGATGGTTCGAATGGGTTTGGAATACGCCGTCTCATCATAGAGTTCATCACGGTAGAGATCCGAAATATATAGATAAAAATTACGCCGGGACGTTCATTATTTGGGATCGTCTTTTCGGAAGCTTTAAAGAGGAGGAAGAAGAGCCGATTTTCGGAATTGTAAAACCGATGACCACTTGGAATCCGATTTGGGCTCAGTTTCATTACTTTCAAGAGCTGTTCGATCTTTCTTGGCAAACCAAGTCTTGGAAAGACAAGTTTTTAGTATGGTTCAAAGCGCCCGGTTGGAAACCGGCCGATCTGGGAGAGAGCGTAATTCCTCCTGAAATCGAACGATCAACGTACAAGAAATATGATACGCAGATCCCGATCACTTTAACGATATATACGATACTTCAATTCTTATTTGCGATGGGTGCATCTATGGTGTATATCGAATTTAAGAAGGAACTCCCGCTACCGGAGATGATCGTTCTCGGTTTCTATGTACTCTGGACATTATGGACTATCGGAGCAATTTTCGAACTGAAAACCTCGGGGATCGTTTCGGAATTAGTTCGCTTAGCGTCCATTGCGGTCCTGACTTACGTCTATCCGTTCGATTTTACGCAGGTTCAGAAATTGACCGCTTTATTGCCGATGGAAATCGTTATCGCTATCCCTTTCATGATGAAGATTACGGCCCTTGTTTCTTTTGCCGTGCTAGGGACCTTTTTGCTATCTCAGAAAAGATTCTTTAGTATAAAAGGTTATTCGGCAAAGACGGCGTAA